Proteins from a genomic interval of Zingiber officinale cultivar Zhangliang chromosome 2A, Zo_v1.1, whole genome shotgun sequence:
- the LOC122040825 gene encoding transcription factor PCF5-like gives MGDEHSHRGGLGFYQLHLGHRRQQQGAPAYPRSGRLRGFGGEIVEVEGGHIVRSTGLKDRHSKVCTAKGPRDRRVRLSAHTAIQFYDVQDRLGYDRPSKAVDWLIENAKDAIDQLAELPAWTPTPIAVDAAATSFSVVALQPCDSSASEQPTEESDKNRFGVDEPPATAAFGFEGDGSGSSGFLPPSFDNNAIADTIKSFFPMAAAAASATSPSSSTLAIGCQRYPPGLQDLRLSLQSFQDPIFQHSQPSHHHHHSPTPSAHDSLLAGSAHSLGWVEQNRQMASWYMPESSGGGGFGEFLFSVPPTQPAPPLPTLGQSQLFSQREPLQSSNPPSVRDWSELELQMHPVLHSSISPIGFTSEAGILRFCIPTRIQAEEEHGSISNRLPSTSRH, from the coding sequence ATGGGAGACGAGCATAGTCACCGCGGAGGCCTCGGCTTCTATCAGCTCCACCTGGGTCATCGCCGGCAGCAGCAGGGGGCGCCGGCTTACCCGAGGTCGGGAAGGCTGAGGGGCTTCGGCGGGGAGATTGTGGAGGTCGAAGGAGGCCACATTGTGCGGTCCACCGGGCTGAAGGATCGCCACAGCAAAGTGTGCACGGCCAAGGGCCCCCGCGACCGCCGCGTCCGCCTCTCCGCCCACACTGCGATCCAGTTCTACGACGTGCAGGACCGGCTTGGCTACGACCGCCCCAGCAAGGCCGTCGATTGGCTCATCGAGAACGCCAAGGACGCCATCGACCAGCTCGCGGAGCTCCCCGCGTGGACTCCCACCCCGATCGCCGTCGACGCGGCGGCGACATCTTTTTCCGTCGTTGCTCTGCAACCCTGCGATTCCTCTGCTTCGGAGCAGCCTACGGAGGAGTCTGACAAGAACAGATTTGGGGTCGATGAGCCCCCAGCGACTGCTGCCTTCGGCTTCGAAGGCGACGGCAGTGGGAGCAGTGGTTTCCTCCCGCCTTCGTTCGACAATAACGCGATTGCGGATACGATCAAATCCTTCTTCCCAATGGCGGCCGCCGCCGCCAGTGCTACTTCGCCGTCCTCCAGCACTCTTGCAATTGGTTGCCAACGCTACCCTCCGGGCCTTCAAGACCTCCGCCTCTCTCTCCAATCCTTCCAAGATCCGATCTTTCAACACTCTCAgcccagccaccaccaccaccacagtCCGACTCCTTCCGCACACGATTCTCTACTCGCCGGTTCCGCTCACTCATTAGGCTGGGTCGAACAGAACCGGCAGATGGCGTCGTGGTACATGCCCGAGTCGAGCGGCGGCGGCGGATTCGGAGAATTTCTTTTCTCCGTTCCGCCAACGCAACCTGCGCCGCCTCTCCCGACGCTCGGCCAGAGCCAGCTTTTCTCTCAGAGGGAACCCCTTCAGTCCAGTAACCCGCCCTCGGTCCGTGATTGGTCAGAACTGGAGCTCCAGATGCACCCGGTGCTCCATTCCTCGATCTCTCCCATCGGATTCACCTCCGAAGCTGGCATTTTGCGATTCTGCATCCCAACGCGGATTCAGGCCGAAGAGGAGCACGGCAGCATCTCAAACAGGCTGCCCTCTACTTCTCGCCATTGA
- the LOC122040826 gene encoding protein IQ-DOMAIN 10-like isoform X2 — translation MQMQIRARRARMVVEGRIRQKKHENQLKLEAKLQDLEVDWNGGTETKEEVIARIQRREEAAVKRERAMTYAFSHQWRASSGMNQGPFMYELAKGNWEWSWVDKWIAAQPWERRPSARSSKLGGTDAKIINPTRPRSKSVR, via the exons ATGCAAATGCAAATTAGAGCTCGACGAGCAAGGATGGTTGTCGAAGGCCGCATCCGGCAGAAGAAACATGAGAACCAGTTGAAGCTCGAGGCGAAACTTCAGGATTTGGAG GTAGATTGGAATGGAGGCACCGAGACGAAGGAGGAAGTGATTGCAAGGATACAACGAAGGGAAGAAGCTGCGGTTAAGCGCGAACGAGCCATGACTTATGCATTCTCCCATCAG TGGAGAGCAAGCTCAGGGATGAACCAAGGGCCATTTATGTATGAGCTAGCAAAAGGCAATTGGGAATGGAGTTGGGTAGACAAATGGATTGCAGCTCAGCCATGGGAGAGGAGGCCTTCAGCTCGATCGTCGAAGCTCGGAGGCACTGATGCAAAGATCATAAACCCTACTCGCCCGAGGAGCAAGAGTGTAAGATGA
- the LOC122040826 gene encoding protein IQ-DOMAIN 10-like isoform X1 — MQMQIRARRARMVVEGRIRQKKHENQLKLEAKLQDLEVNVDWNGGTETKEEVIARIQRREEAAVKRERAMTYAFSHQWRASSGMNQGPFMYELAKGNWEWSWVDKWIAAQPWERRPSARSSKLGGTDAKIINPTRPRSKSVR; from the exons ATGCAAATGCAAATTAGAGCTCGACGAGCAAGGATGGTTGTCGAAGGCCGCATCCGGCAGAAGAAACATGAGAACCAGTTGAAGCTCGAGGCGAAACTTCAGGATTTGGAGGTCAAT GTAGATTGGAATGGAGGCACCGAGACGAAGGAGGAAGTGATTGCAAGGATACAACGAAGGGAAGAAGCTGCGGTTAAGCGCGAACGAGCCATGACTTATGCATTCTCCCATCAG TGGAGAGCAAGCTCAGGGATGAACCAAGGGCCATTTATGTATGAGCTAGCAAAAGGCAATTGGGAATGGAGTTGGGTAGACAAATGGATTGCAGCTCAGCCATGGGAGAGGAGGCCTTCAGCTCGATCGTCGAAGCTCGGAGGCACTGATGCAAAGATCATAAACCCTACTCGCCCGAGGAGCAAGAGTGTAAGATGA